A region of the Lagopus muta isolate bLagMut1 chromosome 2, bLagMut1 primary, whole genome shotgun sequence genome:
AGGTGAATGCCTGTCACATATGCTTCCAACTATACTGAAGAAATACAATTCTCTGTTAGCATTGCTTTGGTTGTTGTTTTCCAAATCCTGTAGACAGCACcctgaaaaagcattttattcacTCAGCTTCCCAAAGGAGACAACGGAGAAAACAGAGCCAGTACAGCCTATCAACACCATCAGGAAAGAACAGAATAATCATGTGTCAAAACAatcaagggaaaaagaaacaaattgcaGTATGGAAGAGTGTGGCTAAAAGAACAATTTTAATCGTATGTCATCTTAAAGTAAGGTTTTATATACACATAATACATATTAAACAAATTTATATTGCAAAGGTTGCAGttaagaaatttctttttcccaactGCTTATACAACACTGAATGAACTGGTGACTTGGATTTCAGACCAAAAATAAGGTAAAGCCCATCTTTATGCAGGCACTTGCATTAATGGTAAACTACAACAGACTGCCCAGTGTTCAGCCATTTcaagttttcaaaagaaaaaaaatgctattttgttttaCCCAACCATAAATAGAACAATTTTATTCAAAACTCTGCTGATGTTTTACCATGCCGTCATTACCTTGCATTTATTAACCCACCACTCACCATTTATTGTATATTATTTTAGACTGCAAGATTTTCAGAGCAGACAATGAAAGAGATTCAGTGGTTATACAGACCTGCACATTTTGGGAATCTGTGAAAGAGTATTCCAATCACACGCactaaaacacaaagcacacacatcACTGCTTggtctgttattttttttcaagtgctgtAAATACACAGTAGCATAGTACTAAGTTCAGTTTAAGTGGCACATCCAAAAGCAGCAGGTCACCAATACGCTCCCAGAGAAGATGCAAAGTTTGTCCATTCTAGATAGGATTGTGACCAAGTTAATTGTAAATCTCATCGTTTCATCACATATAGAAGGGCTCTTTTCACTTGTtaagtttattttcctgtttggacAGGAAGCCATCTAGCTAATAATACCTCGATTTTATTCAAATCATTTCTTATCACAGTAATCTTCCAGAAGCAATGATGATCTTCCAAAAGACAGCAGCTTGAGATTCACAAGTTTATGTTCCTTATACTTTCCAAGACCTCATCATGGAACCAGCTTTCAGTGAACACACTAGAGTTTTGCAAAGCACAAAACAGGCGCTTGTAGTCTTCTGGGTATACATTCCCAGTTTCAATGTATTTGGGAATTTCTAGAGCTTTCAATAATTTGTCAGCATTGTCCAAGCTCCatgaactgaaacaaacaaagcagaagacgATCACAAAGAAGCACTTATTCCTGTGAATAATTTTTCACAAGAGCAAGAAGCAGTATCTGAAGATCAATTTCATCCATCCACAGCTTCGAGAAGTTAACAACTTCTTCCCATAAAACATGTTATTACACAAGATACTTTCAGTCCatactgcaaacagaaagaaactccTACTAAGACGGCATGCAAATAACAAATAAAGCACCCAGCAGACAGAGAATAACAAACAACATAATCCACCTCTATCTCAAGCTGCCTAAATCAGCAACAGgcattacaggaaaaaaaaaaggggttaCTCTTCCATGTCCAGGAAATGAAAGCCGAGGTCATTTTCAAGGAAGTGCTTTGGAATAGCATGATTTAGCGTGGCTTACACCTCccaggtatttttcttttacatataaACAAATCTATAAACTGTTTCCacatcatttaaatgaaaactagACCTTTATAAAAACGTGCATACACATTAATTATTTCCCTGACAATAAAAGGTATCTAAATATACAGAAGGTGCACATTAAAAGCCTTCAAGGTTAGCTTCATTTCCTGGCTGAAAGACAGAGGGGAGAGCAGGTGCATCATTGAGCTTTGAGAAGGAAATCCATTAAGGCTTTTTGCACTTGTCTTTGCTAAATGAGTTACTGGAATTTATTAACTTTTTTGTTTATCCCCACAACACCTATCTAGAAACTTACATCCATAAACCCCTACTAACAAGTGAGACatgttattttcaaaaacaaatgaactcAATACTTTAGAGAGTGCAAACATGTCTCACTTATGGGAACAGAAATCTAGTGACCATGAAGCAAAGCTCCAAAATTGTATCAAAGAGAATAATTAGAGAGCTGCGTAATTGGTAAATAACtctaaaaactgattttttaattcaatGACAGAAAGCCATTTGAGGACATCCCTACTCAACCTTCAATAACCTTCAGCTGATTTCATTATAAGAAATATCAAAGCAATGCTAATCTAAACgtcttcttcagctttttaatttttatactTGCAAAAATCTTGgtattttttaatgtctaaACAGAATGAAAGCTTCCTGCACATCTATGAGCTCAATGACATTTGAAGACCAGATGCTTAATGCAAATCTGTACTCTATAAAACTTGTCTACCTTCCTGCCAAGCCTCAAAATTGTGAGCAAAGACCAGGAATAGTACCCAAAATAGTGCATTTGGGCCTGGAAAGACAAAATTTTCTATTACGTGCATAGATAATTAATAAGGGGGTTTGATTTcagacacaaacaaaaaaacaatagaaagcgtatagaaattgtatttttttttacatacttACTTTAATCTATCAATAAGTTTAGACCTGGGTTTAGTAAGACACTGCTTCaccatgaaaataaaagtagcTGAATTAGCAGGCTTCAAGCCCCCTGTAAATAGGTTTTGCTGGGGAGTCAGTCGTACCAAACATAAATGGTCATTTGGCAGcctctgcaagaaaaatgaaacaagtcACTGAAAATTACTTACTTTCAAGGCATCTGTCTTTATCTTAGATAAAGTGCTTCATCTCTACCAGCagtaacatttctgaaaggcttTTACAAGTCATAACAAGGTAATTCCAGTGGGTGCCAAGGCCTTAAAATTTCATTCTGTAACTAAAATGGcttcacaagaaaagaaatgagaaatcaaaCAGATACGCTACGACTActtaagaaataaagatttaattttcttcGTGGAAACAGACAACACTTCTGATGCACCTACATGCCACCTGTGACTTTTAACTAGAacacttgttaaaaaaatacagtttgcaaTCAAAAGAGATCTGTGTGATCTGtcatgaagttatttttaagttatATCAAAGTGGTTTAGCTGGGtctctagaagaagaaaaagcaatacaaTGCTCTCACCGTGCTCTTTGGAATTGCCAGTCGCCCATTTTTCAGATTAGTTAGAAATGATGACCAAGGTTCCTTAGAGAGGGAGCAAATAACAGAATTAAAGTGCTTTGTGACaatttagaaaaacatttatcATCAATACTACCAAATTAGAAATTGACTCCATTTTAAACTTTATTCAACAACTTCACTCCAGAATCAGCTTTAAGCACCTAAGACAGTGTAAGAGCAGTGCGTGCCTATACGATAGGTCCTTAAGCTCCCCAACACATTTGATAAGGCATGGTACTTCTCAGCACACAGGAGAAGCAGGCCTTCATTTCatgagaagcacagaaaatattatttctactGAAAACTGCATGAAGTCAAAAACAGAGGACATGAAAAGCAGACTGTGAGACTGGAAAAGCAGTCTGAGTCTCACACAACACCCAGCAAGGCTGAAAAGACTCTTCTATATCCCAGTCTTCAGTAGTTCTCAGACTAATCTAAAAGCCAAATTAGCTTCCAGTTAGTTTACAATAGCAAAAATGGTATAAATTCCTTTCTGTATACACAATTACAGCATTAAAACATGTTCAGTCAGTACAAAAAGTTTACCATGTGCAGTAGCTGAATGTCACATCCTGCTTgccaaagcacagaaagtgCTTGGTAAATTCTCAATTCCCCAGGCTTTGCTGTTAATACctaacaaaacaacaaagcaagagcattttaatttcaaaaaagaaGTTTGCTTTTTCATCTAAGAAAAATCCTTATAATTTTAATAAGTGGCAACAACTTCAGAGTTAAATCTAAAATTTCAAAGTGAAGTCACATTAGGCCTCAAATCTGTGCTATTTTAGTATGTCTTACTAGAAAGCACAATTAGAAAACATTCTGGCAGTCTAAGTATTTCTTTGCAGTAATTATTTGGATTACTGAACAGCGTAGGAATTTCCATCTTGTACTGTACAAGCACAGACAAGTTTCAAACAAAGGAGAAACAGGgatcacattttgttttaaaactgcaaCAGAGCTGAAGTTTACAGCTTGAGTTCTTTCACACTGGTAGAATTTTCCCAATAGGATACACAGTAAGCCAAGCTGACCATTAAGCAGCTGGCAGTCATGCTCCCCATATTACAGCAGCACAGATTTGACAACTCTCAgtgttaaaacacaaaaaaaaagaacccaaaaaacaaacaaaaaaaaaaaaaaaaaaaccacaaaaaaaaaaaaaaaaaaacacaaaatcaaaatcaaactCTCATGGCTATGTTCAAATAGGCCAAAGAAAGAAGTCATAACAAAGAGATTTAACTTCTCATAAAATATTTAGAGCGCTCTGACACATactcaaccaaaaaaaaaaaaaaagaaccagagGAGGCCACTAAAAGAAGGTTCTCACTGCTCTTACTTCAGTTCTCAAAACTCCTTTAAGAGAACTCAaaattctttgctcagaagTCTGGCCATTAGAAAGATAACAGGTTGGTATTTCAGCAGTATCCAATCTGTCGTTTTGCAGATAAATATACTCAAgaccttaattttttttccagtagggTGTTACACAGAGTACAGCCTGTGCAGGCACACCTTAAAGTCTTTCCTTACCTCAAGTAATCAAAGTTTAGTGCTTTATGAAGCtgtttcataaaaagaaaaaagtagccTTGAACTAGAAAGTACAGTTCTGAAAGACTGGGTCAGCACAAATTATGAACGTGTAACCCAGAAAGCTACTCTCCATTTTAGAGTACACAACTTTAATATAAAGCTGTGCAAATCATTCACATTTtgcctcaattttttttcagaactgcatGCAAAGCTGGCTCAAGAGGACACGAAATTCGGCTTGCTATTTAGCAATTCTGTAGCCTCTTCAAGAGGCCTTTTGAATTCCCTCTTCTTTGTTAGCTGCTACTTGCAAAAAATTTTGTTGCAAAAGCACCACAGACTGTCAGCACCTCAGAAGTtacaacaaaaagcaacttTGTTGCTGCTGCATATCCTTCACAAGGACCAATCTTCACATTTGAAGGATTTATGGTTAAGTAacaacagacttttttttttttttgtgtgtgtgtgtgtgtgtgtgtgtgttataaATTCATAAAGATAACAAGCAGGAAACagacaagatttaaaaaattctgGCAGAAAAAAGAATTCCCTAGCAGAAAAGTTGACCATGCAATGTTCTGGTGTTCTCTGAAGCATCACTTATTCTCTACCACCTTTAAAATCTCTTGCACATACCTTGTATTCTTTTTCACTTATAAAGATGTTGAGTTCTACTCTTCCATATCTGTATATGGAACTGCATTCATACAGGATAAAAAGTAGCCTCCAAAGTGtgttcctctcctttctttgtGGAAAGATTCCAAAAATTTTCACAGGTACATCTGTTTCAATAGTGTGTAAAAGTGTCTTTAAAATTTTACAATAGGTACCAGACAATCTCATTTATACTAATGTGTAAGTTACGACACAACTAGGGAAAGATCTGTCTGCTCATTTCATTCAAGGACGAATAAAATTCaagctttttttaaagctaagcCCTGTGGGCATTAGACTAAATCTTTATTATGACAAATAAGTGAGACTTCATTTTGCCATTTCTTGAAGCTACGAAGAACCTaactaaataaaactgaaaattaggAAATGAGCAAACAACATCCACAAATCCAACAAGTATGTTAAAACCGGACAGGTACCTCAAGCAAGTCCCAAAGATCTTGCCAAAATGCCATGCACCCTTCAGACGTATTTGTAACGTGTGATCATATACACCTACCTGCTCTCCAAGGAACTGCTGTTATACCCATGGCTTCAAAAAGTTTGTCAGaacacacagcaggaggtttCACTGCTCCAGTAACCAAAGGATCCAGTCTGAAGAAATCACCGTAAATTACCTTTAATTGTCCATCCAGGCTATTCTCTAAGGACTAAACCACATTAAGTTTCAGTTGAAGAAATCTGAATGCAGTAAGCTGCCTTACcaaacactcagcccacacAAAAAATTACTCAAGCACTACCAAAAATAAATATCCAGTGAGAAAGAGACAGGTCTCAGAGCTGCTTCTTATAACTGACTGACAGAATAGCTTCCTTTATTACGCAAGGCATTTTTGTGCTGCTCAACTGGAGCTTTAAAACCTTCCCCAGATGAGTCATAAGTATTAATCTGCACAAACCACTACATTTAAGTGATTTACAACCGAAATCTTCATATACACAGAGAATCGTGCATAAAATATGACTTTAgtgcacattttaaaacaggTGAGAGTTTCAAATTCCTCGTCTCTATTGTAACATAGTCCATGCAGTGCAAATTCTAAGGTTCATTTGAAACCATGCAATGCCAAAGTGAAGAGAAGAGGCAACGCTTGTTGAAATTCCAGTATTGCCAGCCAACAGCAGGACAACAGATTAAATAATACTGTGAGATTATAACCAACACTATCTTCATAAATTTTTGAAAGCTACATTGCAGACATTCTGCCTAAGCACACACTGCTACAATTATTTTGATGAACGTTAGTCCGTACTTTATGCATGGAACTACTCACAGGGAGACAATAAACTCGAATGCATGCAAGATGTCGGATGAACAGGTTATAAAATAGACTGTTACTAAACATGCAATGTAAAACCAAGCAATAATTAATAATACTCAGCATCATCTCAGATGTTTCAAGTAATGATTACTAGCTAGTTCCTTTTTAATCCAACAGTTACTACGCATTTCTTAGTTCCCTCCTTACTTCTCTCTTAGATCTTAGATATGGGATACCATACCAGATACATACCTGTAGTTTTGAAAGGAAAGCTGGGTGACTTTCTAGAGCTACCACTCTGACACCTGCATTGAGCAGGGTTCGGGTTAAGACTCCCGgacctgaaaggaaaaagaaaaaaaaaaaccacctcacattattttttgaagtgattttcttgtgtttttctcaACACAGCCCCTGGATTATGTCACCTTCAATAAGGATATACCTCACATTACCTAAGCATGCTTCAAAACAGTTAGAAAACACATCTACACACAGCTTTCCTCTGATTATTCACTGCATTACACTGAGGGAACATCAGGCCTATCTCgagtttttctgctgctttttcttttgccaacTGAGACACATTTTGAAACCTCACCCACATTATCCATGCAGGCAAAAGagtatcatagaatcctcagggttggaagggacctctgaaggccatctagtccaactcccctgcaacaaacagggacaccacaaCACTCCGTGGAGCTGGTCGTATCGCTCCTGTAAGGGGAGGAAAGGGCTGACCAGATTTGCAAGTGTAAAAGCATTCGGTAACTACAGAGGATGAGCTCTGTGAAGGGCCCGCAGTCTGTGACCATGCAGAAGCAGCGTCAACCTACAAGACCCGCCGCCACCACCCAGAGAAGGACTTCAATCCCTACTTCATAGCGAAGTGTTTAACGGCAGTGACTCGAGCCCCAAGCAAACACTCACGCTCCCGCCGAAGCTCCGTACAACCCAAACGCCACATTCACACCTCACGAGCAGCCCGGCCTCCCCCGCCGCCCGCCAGACGAGCACACACGGGAACCAGGCAGGGAGCGGCGCGGCCCCGCAACCGTTTCGCGGCCCGCACCGACTCCGCAAGGTCACCGGGACGCGCCGAGCCCCAGCAGCGGCTCGGGCGGGAGAGGCGGTTGGCTTACCGGGCGCGCACTCCAACACGACGGGCTGCGGGCCGGAGCCGGCCTGCAGGCAGCGCTGCACGGTGCGCGCCAGCTGCGGACGGGCGATGAAGCGGCCGCAGGGGCCGCCGGCCCTCAGGACCTGCTGCTCCGCCTCGGCCGCCTGCGGCACCCTCAGACCCGGGCTCGGCCACCGTCCCGCGGCCCGCCGCGACGTCGCCCAGCTCGGCCCCggcccgcccggcagcagcCGCGGCCGCGGCCCCGCCACGAGGAGGCGGCCGCAGCCCGCGGCGCCCGGCAGAACCCGGCACGCCCGCATGGCGTCCAGCCGCCGCCCGCGCTCCGAGCCCCGGCCGCGATCTCCGCGGCAACGGGGAGCGTCACTTCCGCCTCGGGCCGGCCTCTCTAGCGCCCTTCCGCTCTATCGTCGGCGAGAGGTCCTCCTGGCCGCCGTCTTCTCTACGGTGGCAGCCCCGCGCGGCCAGCTGCTGCGGAGCGAAACGGGGAGAGAAAGAGGATCCCCGCTCTCTCGACACACGTACGCACACCGCGCTATGCCGAGCGCCCGCTCCTCGCTGCCCTCAGCGGGCGCCTGAGCCGCAGCCGAGACGAGGTGAGCTGGGGGGCTCGTCCTCGGGAGGAGGAGCAAACAGGCAAACAgacggacagacagacagacagacagacagacagcagcGAAGGGCGAGCGTCGCCGAGCGCGGGGGGAAGCCGCCGTCTCGCCCCGCGCGGCGCTAGGCGGGCGGAGGCGGCGCGGGAGCCACCGCGGAGCCCCGCACGGCCACCCGGCGCCGGGATGGAAAGCGGAGAGGCCGCCGCTGGGCGTGCGGGGGTGCCCGGGGCCGAGTGGAGCCCCGCGCCTCTCCCGGAGCGGTACCGGGCAGGGCGGCCCCGCCGGCTACAGGATCGCTATGGCCCGTTCCCGGTCGGCGGCTGTGGTCGGGAGCTGCTGCAGCGCGCCGCGCCGGTTGCGCGGAGCGCTGagtctgtgtttgtgtgtgtctgtatctgtgtgtctgtgtgtgtgtgtgtcccgGGAGCTGCGTCTTTCGCTTGAGCTTGTCTCGGCGTTCCGACGAGGCTGATCCCCGCGGCCGCAGCTGAGCGATCAGCCCGGATCCCGCAGCGGGTGCACCGCGGCGCTGCTGAGGACGGGCCCGGAGCGGCCTCCCCGCTCGCTGTCCGCGCTCTGAGCAGCACCGGAGGTGGTAATCCCGAGGCAGCGCCGGTTTCCCAAATGCTTTCCTAACAATGTGTGCGTGTTGAGTGGAACTCATCGCATCCTGCCTTCACCTGTGGGCAGATGGGTGACCGTGCGAGACATGGAGCTCTGGAGACAGAACCAATGCATGTGGGTCGTGCAGGAGGTGACAGGGATCTGCGACCACGGAACAGAGCAGTCTTCAGATCAGTGGTTCACAAATAGACATGCTGTGGGTTGTGTGCAAGTTCTctgtcttcacagaatcacagactggcctgggtttgaagggaccacaaggatcatgaatcttcagccctcctgccacaggcagggccaccaacctccacatttaatactagaccaggctgcccagggattGTTTTCACAGATCTCATTTCCCTAttcataaaataagaaatgaacaCTCATCCACTTACTGAACAAAGTGTCATTCTGTTTGATATATCTCCACCCCACGGAGCTTGGGACACAGAAATGTGGTTTTCCTATCTTCTGTCTGCCAGATGTGTGCCCAGGAGCTGGGTTGAGATGGGTGAAGCCTGCAGACCCTTTGCTGACTGCAGCGCTTCTTCCCgtctgcagtttatttttaaatattctgctgTTCGTACTGAGCACTATTTAATAGTTTTCCTTGAGGGAAATGGACGGGATGATGGGATAGACATCGATCCATTTTTAAACTGgactttgtgttttaaatagctttttttcctctcttactAATTAGTGTGTTAATTCTGTAATTTGTAGGTCTTTCAGAACATCAAAGGGAACTTGGTTTTCCTATACATGGTGGTGGTTAGTAATGGCCTAATTCAGCATTTCTTGTTGAAGTTTCATGGTAAGCTATGGCTTACGGTAGTTATTGTACCATCATTTTCTATGCCATAGCTTCAGAGACCAAATAAAGAATTTTGGAAATATCTGTTGCCAATCAGCTGTCCCTTTGTACATATTACTTGTGAGACCACACCTTGGATGTTGTGTTTGGTCCCTACAGAAGGGACATTGAGTTGCTCGAGTGTGcgcagagagcagtgaggacGGGATGAGAAAACAAGACCTACAAGGAGCAGCAAAATGAACTGAGGCTGTTTAAATCTGAGGGAGCTGAGAGAAGACCTCACAGTcccctgcagctgcctgaaaggaggtcaCAGTGAGGAGGGTGCTGGTCTCATTCCTCTGGTGACAAATGATAGGGCATGAGTCAGTGAcctcaggttgcaccaggggaggttaGACTGCATATCAGGAAGAATGTCTTCAAAGATAGAGTGTCCAGGCATTAGAAAAGACTGTCCAGGGAGGTACAGGattccccattcctggaggtattaagagatgtgtggatgtgacactgagggtcATGGTTTGGGATTCGGAGGGTCAGGCTAATGACTGGACTTGATGACTTTGAACATCTTTTCCAacatagattttcttttttattcaaatCACCTGGGAGCATTAGGGTCTTCTTTGTATGGGCTGGTCAGAGTCGTTGAGATCATTCTCATGTGTTTGCTAAGTGAGGCCCAAAGCTATGCCCTGACATTCTTTGTACACTAGaaactatttgtttttctccatacTTTCATTTAACTTAGCGTATTCCTTGCCTACATTTAACCACAGATTGTTACATTATACATTTAtgattgtctttttttaattttttcccttgATAAAGGAGCCTACCCTATTTAAATAGACCAAATCTTGCATGCATAGAGGACTACATGACTACCTCTTTCTGACCTGGTCATCATCCTTGAAAAAACACTGAATCCTTAGGAAAATGGTAAGTTCTGTACATCTCACGTTTAGAATTACAGTGCAGAAATTTAATATGCTAATGTATATCCCAGAGCCATTTGAACAGTCAAGTTGGGGTTATTTGTAAGTTAACAGCTGATCACACAGCTTATATTTTCTAATCTAGCTATTACcacaaacaaatatttgaatttaCAGACTTACATCGTAGGGCCATATGTCTTTGTAATTTTAGATCACTGTTGGTTGCtctgaaattgttttctcttaattattgtttttttgaAATAGAGGACAAATAAGAAGCATTCCAGCCTGTTTCAACCTAAAGAGCTCATTACTGAGCTGGGTCTTACTGGGTCAAGAAGATCAGTAAACGgatgcttttcttctcagtgcttCTAAATGTCTTTTGCACTTACTTTTGTCTCCaaacaagtttttttgtttatttgtttgttttaattttaaagagtTAGTCTCTTCATGTTATTTTGCTATGTCAATATTTACTACTCAACAACAGTAAATATTGACAAGCACTTCTGAAGGGGAGGATTGCCATAGTATAAACATATTGATCTCAGGTTTTTCGAACTCTTATGCCCACACTGTATATACAAACTCAGTAGAACTTCTGTCTTGTGCTAAAACAATTCATACGTTAAAGGAAGTTTGCATGATCATACTTTTTCTTATCTTGGTCGCAGTACTCATCATCTGACTCTCTTTGGCTCAGAAGACGGATTGGTTTGCTAGCTTTATTTCAAAAACTTTCTGGTTTATTCATCATATCACATTTTGTCATTGCATCATTGCGAAAGGTAATCTTAATCATATTAGCTTCAGTagtgtgaaaagaaaagaacttgcTGTGTGCTTGAATTGACAGAAATAACTCTGTGCCTTACTGAGATGCGGAGTGTTACAGAATTATTGTTTTCACTTGCACTTTACCTGGTCTGTTTCATTCATCTTGTTGTAATACTTCGGATGGTGACCAAGGAAAGTGATAGATGAGCGGTAAGAGATACCTTCAGAAGTGCTGTAAGCATCTGCACTCATCAAATGGCAAAGTAGTATCAAAATTTTGGAAATAGGCCATAggaatatatataatttttaaatagtCGTGTAGTCTCATTAGTTTGTCTTGTTCCCTTGTCATCACCACCCCTCCATTGCAATACCATACATGCACTAAAAAAGGTCCCAGAGATACAGTAGCATTTAATTCTGTGCCACAATTTGGTTTAAGATACAACCAACAGGTAACAAACTTTGTGTTGGAAATCTTCCAATTAAATGACAATTTGTTCTTATAATGAGCTCAGTAATTTTACATTTGGAGCCACTATGCTTTATAAAGCTTTACTTATTGCTATTTTATGTGTAACCTGTTGACAGTGAAAAGTAGCTGGGCTCTTGGATTTGAGGGATTCAGTTTTGgggtgggtttgttttgttttgttttttggctgtTTAGCCAAATTATCAGTAGTAAGAGAAGCAAAAGTCCAAGGTTCCTTAGAAGCTTGCCTGCTACGTGTGACAGCATAGCTTTCAGCCTAGCATTACAAACACATAAAACCTCATTAATTGGGAATTACTGACCTTTTAAATGAGCTACATGAACTATGCAGATCACTGGAGAGTTCCTAGATACTAATTAAGTGAAGCAATTAAGTTATTCTGAGCACTAGATGCACACTCACGTATCTGACCATAAACTTTCTTGAAAAAACTGTTAAATCACTtttctttggtatttttctGTTGGAATAACATCCTATTTAATAATTGTTTTCATACCCAGTTCAGTTTGACTTTTCAGCCTGTCAAACAGTGCAGCAAAGTGTACAGCTGACAACAGAGCCATTcagcacaaaaaataaacatttttaaaggagCTGATGGCTTGAATTGTGTCCCTGCGGATGTTAATAACAGCATCCACATCATATTTTGCCTTATAATGAACACTAAGGAGcagtatttttaacattttcagtgGCATGGCAAAGGGTTCTGTGGTGTGAAGACTGTTGCATAAGCTGTGTATTGTATGGCATTCTGGCAGGGGTACAACTTTTCTCACTCTGTGCTATATCTGTTCTCTGTATACAGAGAAACTCAGTCCCTAGGGCTATCAATCTGGCATCTTTCATCCGCATTAAGTTTACTGCAAGTTGTTTTTGtgtgcatacaaaaaaaaatgctctaaAAACCTTTGCAGAGAGGaataaaacattcaaataaGTGCATCTACTGCTTACTTACCTCAAAATTCCTTGTCATTGAATCCTGATACGTACACAACATTCAACACATTCTGCACTCTCAGATTCACCAGACCTGGTTTGTGTGTATCTATTCTCATAAGTCTTTAGTTTGACTACTGTGACAATGCTGTCTTGCTCAGGAGTTTGTCAtgctgaagatttatttttaatcctttattatttatttatctttttgttgTATAACTGTAACAtctttgaaaatgctttggTTACTTATAAAAAAGTATAGAGAAGAAATGATGTagttcttaaatatttctgtaggCAATTTTGTTGTGTTACACACTTggtttttaggaaaaaaatttcttaggaatattttttttttctgctgttgtttcaaTACACTGCTTCTTCTCTCCAAACAGAATGACTACCACATAAGCTCATAATATGAGCTTTAGCACTACTTTTCACTACCTGTGGGGCAGattttctcatgaaaaatattacaCTGCAGGGAAAATTAAGATTGGTTCACAATACTTTTGGCATTAAAAATGGTATATATGTGCAATTAC
Encoded here:
- the TFB2M gene encoding dimethyladenosine transferase 2, mitochondrial translates to MRACRVLPGAAGCGRLLVAGPRPRLLPGGPGPSWATSRRAAGRWPSPGLRVPQAAEAEQQVLRAGGPCGRFIARPQLARTVQRCLQAGSGPQPVVLECAPGPGVLTRTLLNAGVRVVALESHPAFLSKLQSLENSLDGQLKVIYGDFFRLDPLVTGAVKPPAVCSDKLFEAMGITAVPWRADVPVKIFGIFPQRKERNTLWRLLFILYECSSIYRYGRVELNIFISEKEYKVLTAKPGELRIYQALSVLWQAGCDIQLLHMEPWSSFLTNLKNGRLAIPKSTRLPNDHLCLVRLTPQQNLFTGGLKPANSATFIFMVKQCLTKPRSKLIDRLNSWSLDNADKLLKALEIPKYIETGNVYPEDYKRLFCALQNSSVFTESWFHDEVLESIRNINL